GCCGACGAGACTCGGCAGCGGTGACGCGCTATCTGATGGCATCGCCCTGTGGTACGAAAAAAACTGTCTAAAGCGTTGGTCCCCGATTCTCAGTCATGATATGACGAAGCGGGACCGCCCGGTCCGTCCCGGCGTTCGTGCCAGTGCTCGCAGCGGTGCGCTCGACGAGCGAAGTACCAAAACAGTGATACTGGACGGCGTCTAGAGTAGCAGGTCACGGAGTATGTCGTCCGACGAGCCTGGCCCGGCAGACCCGCGCGAGCTGGTCGCCGACGTCCTCACGGCACCCGAGACGGGGCGCACGAAGCTCCCGGCGCTCCTCGGGCTGCTCGACGTCGGTGACCGACAGGTCCGGCTCGGTGCAGTGACGGGCCTCTGTGTCGTCGCCGACAGCCACCCGGGCACGGCGGACTATCTCGCTCGCCGGCTCCTCGACAGAACCGACGCCGACCAGAGTCTGGAGGTCAGCCTGGCGCTCGGCTATCTCGCGGCCCGGTTCCCGGACGCGGTCGACGCCGAACTCGACGCCTACAACGCGCTTTCCGACGCCGAACGCGACCTGGACGACCTGACGGCCGACCTCGGGAGCGCGACGCTCCACGAATCCTCGCTCGGTCTCGAGGTGGGGCGGACGATGGCGCTCGGTGACGCGTCCGGCCCCAGCCGGACCGACCGACACCCGGAGGTGGAGTTAGATGACGAGGCCGAAGCCGAAGACGAGGAACGCGAGGACGACGACGGCGGCGGGACGATACGCGGCCGACCGACCGGTGGCCCGCTCGCCGGCGAGGCCGACTGGCTGTCTATCGTCGAGTACGAGAGCCCGTTCGACCGGCTCTCCGTGCTGGCGCCGCGCGACCGGCGGCGCTACTGCGACGTCTACCGGACGCTCGGGACGGTCGACGGGAGCGACGTCGCCGTCGGGATTCGCCTGCTCGACACACCCGACCCCGACGGCGATGCTTTCCGGTCGGCCGTCGCGGAGCGGCTCGACGACTGGGCCGCCGTCGCCACGCTCGACAACGTGGTTTCGCTGTACGACTGGGGCCACGAACCGTATCTCTGGGCCACGACGGAATACACCGACGAGACCCTCGCCGACCGCGGCCGGTTCGCGCCGGCGGACGCCGCCTGGCACGCCGAGCGGCTGGCCCATGCCGTCTCGGCGCTCCACGAACGGGGCGTGGTCCACGCCGGTATCGACCCGGAGAACGTGGCCTACTACGGGAACGTCCTCGAGGCAGACGAGCGGCAACCGCCGCTGCTCGACAACGTCGGGTCGATTCAGGCCTACCGTCAGTTCACCGACCCGTCGACCTATCTGGATCCGCGATACGCCGCTCCCGAGTACTACGACCGCCGCTTTGGCCGCATCGACCACGCGACCGACCTCTATCACCTCGGTGCGGTCTGTTACCGGCTGTTCACCGGCGAACCGCCCTACGCCGGCGAGTTCGACACCGTCCGCGAGCGGGTGATACAGGACCGCCCACCGATGCCGAGCGAGGTGGCCGACGTGCCGACGGGGGTCGACGCACTCGTTGGCAAAGCGATGGGAAAACGGAAACTCGCCCGCTACGAGTCGGTAACTCATCTAACGCAAGAGATACGTAGGCTGAAAGAGAGTATCGAGGACGATGCAGGGTAATGTGGACGTCGAGCTCCAGTTCGTGGCGGGGGACCCAAACCTCACGTTCATCTTCTTCATCGCGCTGACGCTGCTCGCGACCTTAGGGCTCCGCTTCGGGTTCTACGCGTTCCGGAACCGACAGGCCAGCGACCTGGTCTCGGAACACCGGCTCTGGGATTTCCTCGGCGTGGTCGGCCTGCTCTCGGTGGTGTTCGCCGTGCTCGGCCTGCTCGAAATCGTCACCACCCTCACCTTCCCGTTCAAGCAGGCGCTCGTCCTCGCCCAGGTGCTTCTGCTCGCGGTGACGATGCGGGTCCTCTACCGCAGTGTCGTCCCGACGACCGGCGAGCCACACCGGTTCACCCGTCCACTGACGCGGGCGGCGTCGCTCGCCGTCCTCACTGTCTTCGTCGGGATGCTCCTCGTCGGTCGCCACCCGCTTCTGGTCGGCACGCTCGGTGTGAGCGCCCTCGCGTTCGCTGCCGCCGGGTTCTCCTTTGGCCGGCGCGGTGCCGCCGCCACCCGCGTCCAGGGGACGGTCGTGGACACGCTCCTCCGGCACCTCCTGCCGGTGCTGCTGTTCGCCGCGCTCGTCCCGGCCGTCGACCTCGCGACGCTGGTGGGGCTCGACCGCGCCATCGTCCTGCACGTCCAGGTCGTCTTCGTCATCATGACCGCGACGACGCTGATGACCGCGACCATCAAGCTCCGGCAGAACCTCGCGAGCCTCTGAGGTCCAGGGTAGCGACCCGCGGCGGCTGAGCATTTATCAGGCGTCCGACCCTTACGTCGCGTATGTCTGTCGAATTCGACTTCGACGGTGAAGTAGCGCTCGTGACCGGCGTCGGCGGCGCACTGGGGAGTGCGGCGGCCGGGGCGTTTCTCGAGGCCGGCGCGACGGTCTGTGGCGCCGACGTGGTCGAACCGGAGAGCGAGGACTTCCTGCTCGACGACCCCACGCGAATCGACTTCTACCAGGGCGACTTCACCGACGAGGCCGACGTCGAACGCGTCCTCGAGGAGGTCGTCGCGGAACACGGCCGTCTCGACTACCTGCTGAACATCGCCGGCACCTGGCGCGGCGGTGACCCGATTCACGAGACCGACGTCGACACGTTCGACTTCCTCTTCGACGTCAACCTCAAGACGATGTTCCTGGCGTCGAAACACGCGCTGCCACACCTCCGCGAGACGGAGGGTGCAATCGTCTCCGTCTCGGCTCGCTCGTCGCTGGAGGGCGGAGCGGGCGACGGCATCTACCGGGCGACGAAGGCCGGCGTCCGCCTGCTCACCGAGACCATCGCCGAGGAGAACCTCGGGACCGTGCGAGCGAATGCGGTGATGCCGAGCGTCATCGACACGCCGATGAACCGCGAGATGATGCCCGACTCGGACCACTCGAAGTGGGTCGACCCGGCCGACATCGGCGCGACGATGCTGCTGCTGTGTTCCGACGCCTCGTCGGTCACCAGTGGGGCGGCAGTGCCGGTGTACGGCGAGGCCTGAGTCGTCGCTTCGCGGCCAGTTCGTGTGGCGCTGGTCCCGGCGCGTCTCGCCGGGAAATCGACGTGGTTTTATTCCGATGTGAGAGACTCGGCGGGCAAGAGCATGTCAGACCGAGAGACGTGGGCGACGCGACTCGGGTTCGTCGTCGCTGCCATCGGGAGCGCAGTCGGTCTCGGGAACCTCTGGCAGTTCCCCTTCAAGACCGCGACCAACGGCGGGGCGGCTTTCGTCGTGTTCTACCTGGCGGCCGTCGTCGTCGTCGGGTTCCCGGCGATGCTGGCGGAGTTCGTCGTCGGGCGCCGGACCAACGTCAACGCCGTCGACGCGTTCGGCGAACTCGGCCACCGTCAGTGGCGGGTCGTCGGCGGCCTCGCGGTCTTCACCGGGTTCTGGATCCTATCGTACTACAACGTCGTCGGCGGGTGGGTCATCCGCTACATCGTCGGGAGCGCGACGGGTGCGTACTTCGCCGACCCCGCCGCGTACTTCGGGGCCGTCTCCGCCGGCCCCGAGGCCGTTCTGGCCCAGGCGGTCTTCCTCGCTATCGTCGTCGGCATCGTGGCGCTGGGCATCGAGGACGGCATCGAGAAGGCGACGAAGGTGATGGTCCCCAGCATCGTCGTGCTGATGGTGGCCCTGGCCGCCTGGGTCGCCACGCTGCCGGGGGCCGCCGAGGGGTACGCCTTCTTCCTCTCGCCGGACATCGACGCCATGGTCGCGAACGCCGGGACCATCATCCCCTTCGCCGTCGGACAGGCCTTCTTCACGCTCTCGCTGGGGATGGCCATCATGATAACCTACTCCTCGTACGTCGGCAGCGACGACAACCTCGTCCTCGACGGCGGCGTGGTCGTCGTCACGAACACGCTCATCGGCGTGCTCGCCGGCCTCGTCGTCTTCCCCATCCTCCTGACCATCGGCGCCGAGATAACCACCGAAAGCGGCGGCGCGGGGGCGCTGTTCGTCGCGACGGCGGCCGGCTTCAGCTCGGTCCCCTTCGGTCGCGTGTTCGGCGTCGTCTTCTTCGGCGTCGTCCTCATCGCCGCGCTCTCCTCGGCAATCAGCCTGCTCGAAGTGTCTGTCGCCTACGCCAACGACAACTACGGCCTCTCGAGACCTGTCCTCGCGGCCATCGTCGGCGTCGGCCTGTTCCTGCTCGGCCTGCCCTCGGCGTGGGACACCGGGTGGCTGACCTGGTTCGACCGGTTCGCCTATCAGGTGTTCCTGCCCGTGTCGGTGCTCGCACTGGTCGCCTTCGTCGGCTGGGTCATCGGCGCCGACGCCATCGACGAGCTCCGGCAGGGGACCGGCGGTCTCGGCGCCGTGGGGCCGCTGTGGCTCTGGACGCTCCGCCTGATCGTCATCGTCGCCATCCTCGGCACGCTCGCACTGGGGCTCAACGAGATGTTCCTCGTCGAGGGGGCCGACTTCTTCCAGCCGTTCTGACTGTTCTGCCCCGCTCTCGACACGTTTTTATCGGGCTACGAGGACCCTGAGACGATGACGAGAGCCACCTGGCGGACCCGACTCGGGTTCGTGCTCGCCGCCGTTGGCAGCGCCGTCGGCCTCGGGAACATCTGGCGGTTCCCGTGGCTGACCGCCACCAACGGCGGGGCGGCCTTCCTCCTGTTGTACGTCCTCGTAATCGTGCTCGTCGGCGTCCCCGGACTGCTCGGCGAGATGGTCATCGGCCGGCGCTCTCGCCGGAACCCGGTCGGCGCGTTCGGCGCGCTCGGCGGTCCGCGCTGGCGCGCCCTCGGTGGTATCGCACTGGTCGCGTCCGTGGTCATCTTCTCCTTTTATTCGGTCGTCGGCGGCTGGATTCTCCGCTACACGGTCGCCAGCGCGACCGGTGCGTACTTCGGGGCGCCACAGTCGTTCTTCGCCGCCATCGACTTCGGCCTCGGTGCGGCCGGCTACCACGTCCTGTTCCTTTTGGCGACGGTGGCCGTCGTCTACGCGGGCGTCGACCGCGGCATCGAACTGGCGACGATGGTGATGGTCCCCGGTATCGTCGCCCTCTTCGGCGCGCTGGCCCTGTGGGCCGCGACGCTACCCGGGAGCGCCGGTGGCTACGCGTTCTTCCTCTCGCTGGATGTCGCGTACCTCCGGGCCAACTTCCTCGACGTCCTCGTCGCGGCGGCGGGCCAGGCGCTCTTTACCCTCTCGGTCGGGGCCGGTGCGATGCTCACCTACGCCTCCTATATCGACGAGGACCGCTCGCTGGCGGCCGACGGCACCGTCATCGCGGTGCTGAACACGGGCATCGGCGTCCTCGCCGGCCTGGTCATCTTCCCGCTGCTGTTCTCGCTGGGCGTCTCGCCCGGCGAGGGCGGCCCGGGCGCGCTGTTCGTCAGCCTCGCCGGCGCGTTCGCCGACCTGCCGTACAGCCGGCTGGTCGGCGTCGTCTTCTTCGGCGTCGTCCTGCTGGCGGCGCTGTCCTCGGCCATCAGCATCCTTGAGGTGCTCGTGGCCTACCTCGTCGACGAACACGACGTCACCCGCCCGCAGGCCACCCTCGGCGTCGGCGGGCTGCTCCTCGTCACGGGGAGCGCCGCCGCGCTGTCGCCGTCGCTGTTCTCCCTGCTCGCGGACACCATCGCCAACCTCGCACTGACAGCCGGCCTCCTCGGCTTCCTGCTGTTCGACGGGTGGGTGCTCGGCCGCGCAGCGCTCGACGAGTACTCGAAGGGCGCCGGCCCCCTCGCCCGGATGGCAGGGTTGCCGTGGTACTACGCGGTCGCCGTCGTCCTCCCGCTCTTTCTCGCGTTCACGCTCGTCTCCGGACTCGGGAGTGTCGTCGGTGTCTCACTCGGCGCCACACAGGCGGCGGCCATCGCCGTCGTCGGCGTGGTCGGCGTCATCGCCGTCCTCCGGAGTCGCGCCGAGCCCACGGCCTGACGTCGTCGGGCTGGATGGAAACCGGGAAAGCCGTTCGGCCCTTCCTCGCGGACGATGCACCAGGGCACCATCGATCTCGACCCGCTCGCGGGCGGGTTCGACCTCCAGTCGACCGTCGAGAGCGGGCAGTCGTACCTCTGGGACCGCGAGGACGGCCGGATGTACGACGCGGACGGCGGGACGGGCAGCGACGCCTGGTACTGGACGACCGCCCGCGTCGACGGCGACCCGGTCGTCGTCCGCGTCCGGCAGACCGACGGCTCCCTCGAGTGGGAGTCTACCGTCGACGCCGAGCACCACCTCCGGACGCGCCTGGGCCTCGACGACGACCTGCCGGCGATTCGCGAGACCGCCCCGCCTGACGCCGTCGTCGACGCGGCCTACGACGCCTACTGGGGCATGCGTATCGTGCGCGACCCGGTGTTCCCCTCGCTCGTCTCGTTCATCTGCTCGGCCCAGATGCGCGTCGGCCGCATCCATGGGATGCAGCAGGCGCTCCGCCGCGAGTTCGGCGACCCCGTCGAGTTCGACGGCCGGCAGTACCGCGCCTATCCGACGCCCGCGGCGCTCGCGACCGCCAGCGAGGCCGACCTCCGGGACCTGAACCTCGGCTACCGCGCGCCCTACGTCAAGCGCTCGGCGGCGATGGTCGCCGAGGGCGAGGCCGACCCCGCCGCCGTCGCCGGACTCGACTACGAGGCCGCCCGCGAGTCGCTGACCGAGTTCGTCGGCGTCGGCGACAAGGTCGCGGACTGCGTCCTGCTGTTCTCGCTTGGCTACCTCGAGGCGGTGCCGCTGGACACCTGGATTCGCACCACCATCGAGGAGTACTACCCGGAGTGCGACCGCGGCAACTACACGGAGACGTCCCGGGCCATCCGCGAGACGCTCGGTGGCGAATACGCTGGCTACACCCAGACATACCTCTTTCACTACCTCCGCTCCGGCGGCGAGGACCACTAGGACCTAACTTCACGCCTCCGTTACAGCGACCCATGACACGCACGCGAGCACACGTCTTCGTCTCCGGACGGGTCCAGGGCGTCTACTACCGGGCGACGACGCGGGAGACGGCCCGGGAGCGAGGCGTCGACGGCTGGGTGAAGAATCTCGACGACGGGCGGGTCGAGGCGGTCTTCGAGGGCGAGGAAGCCGCCGTCGAGGCGATGGTCGAGTTCTGTCACGAGGGAAGCGAGCGCGCCGAGGTGACCGACGTCGACGTGACTTACCGAGACCCCGAGGGGCTCGACGGGTTCGAGGTCCGCTGGTAGTCATTCCCTCGCTGCCCCCTATCGTTAGGAGGGTGGCCGGCGAACCCCCGCGCATGCTTACTGGCTCAGCGATGGGCGTCGTCGACGAGAACGCGGCGGCGCTCGGTGTCCCTCGCAAGCAGCTGATGGAGTCCTCGGGAAACGCTGTCGCACGGGCGGTCCGGGACCTCGCAACCCCCGGGGACGCGGTGACCATCGTCGCCGGCCGGGGGAACAACGGTGGCGACGCGCTCGTCGCGGCCCGCTTTCTGGACGACTACGACCTCCGGATTCTCCTGCTCGGCCGCCCCGAGACCATCACGACCGACATCTCCCGGGAGAACTGGGACGCTCTCCAGCGCGCCGAGTACCCCACCGAGCAGGTCCGCGACGCGTCTGCGTTCGACCTCGGGGCCCCCGACGTCGTCGTCGACGCGATGCTCGGAACCGGTATCAGCGGCGCGCTCCGGGAACCCGCCGCCACGGCTGCGGACGCGATGAACGACAGCGACGCGGCGGTCCTCTCGGTGGACGTGCCCTCGGGACTCGACGCCGAGGACGGCACGCTGGCCACGAACGCGGTTGAGGCCGACCACGTCGTCACGTTCCACGAGACCAAGCCCGGCCTGCCCGCGCTCGACGCCCCCGTGACCGTCGCGGACATCGGCATCCCCGCCAACGCCGAGCTGTTCGTCGAGCGCGGCGACCTCCAGCGACTCGCGCGCGACCCGGCCAGCCACAAGGGCGACAACGGCGAGGTGCTGGTTGTCGGCGGCGGGCCCTACACCGGCGCACCGGCGCTCTCGGCCCAGGCCGCGCTCCGGGCCGGTGCCGACCTGGTCCGGGTCGCCTGCCCGTCGGCCGTCGCGCGCGAGCTCCAGGGGTACAGCGAGAACCTCATCGTCCGCCCGTACGACGGCGACCGGCTCGAACCCGGCCACGTCGACCGGCTCCTCGACCTCGCCGCCGGCCACGACACGGTGGTCCTCGGGCCAGGCCTCGGCGACGACGGGGCGACGATGGACGCCGTCGCCGACCTCCTCGGACGGTTCGACGGGACCGCCGTCGTCGACGCTGACGCCCTCTCGGTCGTGCCGGACGTCGACACCGACGCGACGCTCGTCTGTACGCCCCACCAGGGCGAGCTCCGGGGGATGGGCGGCGAGACGAGCGACGACTGGCGCGAGCGGGCCGACCTCGTCGCCTCGTTCGCCGCCGACCTCGGCCAGACGCTGCTGGTGAAAGGTCCCTACGACGTGATTTCGGACGGCGAGGTGACCCGCGTCGGTCGGACGGGCAACGCCGGGATGACCGTCGGCGGGACCGGTGACGTCCTCGCGGGCGTCACGGGTGCGCTCGCGTGCACGCACGAACCACGTACCGCGGCCGCTATCGCGGCGTACGCCACCGGCAGCGCCGGCGACCTCGTGGTCGAGGCGCGCGGGTTCGGGCTCGTAGCCACTGACCTACTCGATTCGATTCCGACCGTGCTCTGGGGCGCGTAGTCAGGCCGACGCGCTCGCGAGGTCCCCGGCCTTCGCGCGCGAGCGCTCGACGATAGCCGGTCGGGCCTCGAACTCGATGACCACCTGGTCGCCGTAGTCGACGGCCTCGACGTGGGCGTGGTCGTGAATCCACGAGACGAGGCTCATGGTGTCGTCGGTCATCGGCAGAACGAGCCGTTCGCGCTCGTAGTCCGGAAGCTCCCGGTCGATGCGGTCCGCGAGCGCGTCGACGTTCAGACCCACCTGGGCGCTCACGGCCACCGGGTTCGGGGCCAGCGCGGAGAGGGCCTCCTTCTTCCGGCGGACCTCCTCGTCGTCGACCTTGTCGGTCTTGTTCAGGACGGTGACGATGGGCGCCTCGTTGCGTTCGTACAGCGTGTCGTGGCTCGTCACCAGCTTCTCGCGGATCTCCTCGACGGACTCCGAGACGTCCACCACGAGGAGGACGAGGTCCGCACGGTACACCGAATCGAGCGTGGATTTGAACGACTCGACGAGCCAGTGGGGGAGGTCCTGGATGAACCCGACGGTGTCGGTGACCAGCACCTCTCGTTTCCCGACCTCGGCGCGTCTGGTCGTCGTCCCGAGCGTCGTGAACAGCCGGTCCTCGCTCTCGGCGGTGGTGTCGAGGTCGGGGTGGAGGTCCTCGTTCTCGTCGACGTCGAGGTCCGTCGCGAGCTGCCGAAGCAGCGTCGACTTCCCAGCGTTGGTGTAGCCGGCCAGCGCGACGAGGTCGAATCCCGACTCGCGGCGCTGTTCGCGGCGGTGTTGCTCCGTGTTCTCGATGGACTCGAGCTCGTCCCGGATGTTCGATATCTGCTTCTTGATGTCCTCTTCGCGGCTCTCGTCGTACTCGCCGAGTCCCATGAACCCCGGGCGCTCGTCGCGCTTGGCGAGACTCGCCTTCGCCTCGGCGCGCGGGAGCTCGTAGCGCAGCTCCGCGAGCTCCACCTGGAGCTGGGCTTTCCGCGTGTGTGCGCGCTGTCCGAATATCTCGAGGATGAGCCGGAAGCGGTCGATGACGCGGACGCCGTTGGCCAGCTCGTTCCCGATGTTGTACGTCTGGTACGGGCCCAGCTGGTTGTCGAAGATGACGACCGTCGCCTCCTCGCGGGCGACCGCGTTCGCGAGGCGCGTGACCTTCCCCTCCCCGATGTGGTAGGCCGGGTCCTCCGTTCGGGTCTGGGTTATCTCGGCGACGACGTCGTAGCCCGCCGCGTGGGCGAGGTCCCGTATCTCCTCGGTGTCTGCCGTCCCACTGTCGACTCGCTTCGCGATCACCGCCCGTTCCGTGGTGTGTGTCGCCGTCACTCGACCGGAACTACGTCGTCCGTTTATTTAATCTGCAGGGTGCCCCCGGTCGCGACCACGGTTCGACGGCCCCCACCAGACGTTTGGTCGCCGAGCGAGTAGCCGCCGTATGGACTCGGCGCCCCAGTACTGTCGACGGTGTGGGGAGCAGCTCGTGACCGGACTGATCGCCTCGTCCCGTCGGCACTGCTGTCTCAACGCCACCCCCATCGTCGGGGCCTGTCCGGAGCACGGTCCTGTCGGACCGCACGACGCCGTCAGTGATGACTGCCACGCCGACGGCCACGACAGCAGCCGCTAGTCAGCCCCGCGTCCCGACGCACGCAGTCGCCGGTGCTGCTGCCGTGATGCTTACGGTCGGTTTCACCCACACCCATCGGGGCGCTTGTGCCTGGGAAATTCAATACTCGTCGCGAGGCGCTCCTCTCACCCTCCGCCCCTCCATCACCGTCCGGTCTTCCGAATCGATGCCGGAACGTCACGGCTTGGGCTACCAGAGTATGGTACTATGTGGCAAGATAATACTATAAACCCTCGTCCGCTATGCTGTTGTACCCATGAGAAAGCAGGAACTCATCCACCTTCACAGCCTGCTCGCACAGGTACAGAACCACTACGAAGCAGACACAGGGTCCGACGTAGACCAGGACGAGTATCGGACACTCGGTGTCAAGCCGACCTCGATCCACAAATCGAAGACCGACCACAAGGACGCCGTCTTCGCCCTCGCCGGTGGACTGACCGACGACATGATGCAGCGTAGCGACGAACCGCTCACGCTCACCGCCGACTAAGCCGTTCTGCGACAGTCTCAGTGACCCCTGCCGACCAGCCACCGGCTCGGCCAGTACAGGGCGTTTGGCCCCTGCCGGAGGTGCTTGCCACTACGTTTAAATACACCCTTGCTGAACCCCAGGGTAGTTAGATGCCCAAAGTAGAACTCTCCGTTCCGGAGCACCTCGAGATGCAGATTTCCCAACTAGTCGACCAGGGCGAGTTTCTCAACCGCGAGGACGCCTTCGAGAACCTCCTCTCGACCGGCCTCAAGGCCTACAAGGTCAGTGGCCCGAGCGAGGAATCCGAGGAGCCGGGCTTCGGTGACGACCCGCTCGACGACGACGGCATGATGGGTCACGACGACGAGTACGTCTTCTGAGCGGCCCCGGCGTGTGGTACGCGGTACCTCAACTCTCAGTCAATTTATACGGCGTGAGAACGAAGATTACCCGTGAGCGAAGATACAGGGCGACGGAATCTCCGTATGCCTACAAACGACGAGCTGTTCGCAGTCGTAACAGAACACCTGGGCGGGAACCACGTCCGAATCCGCTGTGAGGACGGCGAGACGCGTCTCGGCCGTATCCCCGGTCGGATGAAGTTCCGCACCTGGATTAACGAGGACGACATCGTCCTCGCAGAACCCTGGGACTGGCAGGACGAGAAAGCCAACATCGAGTGGCGCTACACCGGCCAGGACGCCGACCAGCTCCGTGCAGAGGGTCACGTCGACTCCCTGACTGCCTGATTTTCATATTTGTAGCCCGTCTCGACACACTCGAGCAGTAGCACCTGCGCTGTCCCGATAACGCCGGGCGCCAGCCCACATGCTAGCGTCTGTGTCGACTGCCGTCTCTCCAGTGTCGCGTGTGCGCGACCACAGGCCGTCGGAACACGCACCACTGGCACTCCGGCGTCGGGAGAACGACGTAGTTCTCCGTACTGCTCAGTTCTCTCGGGGCTGCTACTGTCTCTCTGTAGGCCACGTTCTGGACGGGCCGAAAACCGTGTGTCTGTGTATCAATCAGTATAGTTACTATTACTGCTACTGTTCGGCTGCAGTCCTGCGGTTCGGTGTGTGACGAACCCACGTCACATGTGCGCCGTGTGGGGCCTGCACAGGGTGCCTCTGAGACGAGTCATTTATATATACCCCTCTCCTCGGAAGAAATGCGAAGGTCGCACGGGGGAGCGCCCCCCGGCGATACGGTCCGACGCGTCTTCGACGCCCGGGCTGTTCGCAGAGAGCACGTCGACGTCGCCTTCGGGTGACCCAGACTCTCTCGACCGATGAGGATTCCACCCCTGCGGTCCGCCGTCAAGATGGAATCTGATGTGAGCCCACGGACCCATACAGCAGTTAACATCGATACTGGAAATCGATGTGTTACGCTTCCGACGGAGTGATACCACACTCAGATGTTGCACCACGCAACACCCGCCGCTGACTCAGTCAGCACATTCCGGTTGATCCTGCCGGAGGCCATTGCTATCGGAGTCCGATTTAGCCATGCTAGTCGCGCGGGTTAGACCCGCGGCGTATAGCTCAGTAACACGTGGCCAAACTACCCTACAGACCGCGATAACCTCGGGAAACTGAGGCCAATAGCGGATACAGCTCTCACGCTGGAGTGCCGAGAGCTGGAAACGTTCCGGCGCTGTAGGATGTGGCTGCGGCCGATTAGGTAGATGGCGGGGTAACGGCCCACCATGCCCATAATCGGTACAGGTTGTGACAGCAAGAGCCTGGAGACGGTATCTGAGACAAGATACCGGGCCCTACGGGGCGCAGCAGGCGCGAAACCTTTACACTGCACGACAGTGCGATAGGGGGACTCCGAGTGCGAGGGCATATAGTCCTCGCTTTTCTGAACCGTAAGGTGGTTCAGGAACAAGGACTGGGCAAGACCGGTGCCAGCCGCCGCGGTAATACCGGCAGTCCAAGTGATGGCCGATATTATTGG
This DNA window, taken from Haloarcula ordinaria, encodes the following:
- the hflX gene encoding GTPase HflX; this encodes MTATHTTERAVIAKRVDSGTADTEEIRDLAHAAGYDVVAEITQTRTEDPAYHIGEGKVTRLANAVAREEATVVIFDNQLGPYQTYNIGNELANGVRVIDRFRLILEIFGQRAHTRKAQLQVELAELRYELPRAEAKASLAKRDERPGFMGLGEYDESREEDIKKQISNIRDELESIENTEQHRREQRRESGFDLVALAGYTNAGKSTLLRQLATDLDVDENEDLHPDLDTTAESEDRLFTTLGTTTRRAEVGKREVLVTDTVGFIQDLPHWLVESFKSTLDSVYRADLVLLVVDVSESVEEIREKLVTSHDTLYERNEAPIVTVLNKTDKVDDEEVRRKKEALSALAPNPVAVSAQVGLNVDALADRIDRELPDYERERLVLPMTDDTMSLVSWIHDHAHVEAVDYGDQVVIEFEARPAIVERSRAKAGDLASASA
- a CDS encoding UPF0058 family protein produces the protein MRKQELIHLHSLLAQVQNHYEADTGSDVDQDEYRTLGVKPTSIHKSKTDHKDAVFALAGGLTDDMMQRSDEPLTLTAD
- a CDS encoding DUF7120 family protein produces the protein MPKVELSVPEHLEMQISQLVDQGEFLNREDAFENLLSTGLKAYKVSGPSEESEEPGFGDDPLDDDGMMGHDDEYVF
- a CDS encoding translation initiation factor eIF-1A yields the protein MSEDTGRRNLRMPTNDELFAVVTEHLGGNHVRIRCEDGETRLGRIPGRMKFRTWINEDDIVLAEPWDWQDEKANIEWRYTGQDADQLRAEGHVDSLTA